One Gossypium hirsutum isolate 1008001.06 chromosome A08, Gossypium_hirsutum_v2.1, whole genome shotgun sequence genomic window, agaacttggaaaggaaaagaggaaggctgaatttgaagctagagattatcgtaaaagatcgacgggtaaagctccgttctcagctgtaaagaagttcagggaggacattaataagtcgagggcgactgcaggaatttccatcagggcaagaccatcgatgggctcccgagctacttcggtagctagtgtgggcaataatcgtcacgagaaacctgaatgtccccaatgtggaagacgacacctaggtgaatgttggggcaagtctactagcagggcctgttacgggtgcggttcgaaggaccatctcattagagattgcacggagctggatgagaagaataagattcaaggtgcaagacctagtggagtgacatctagaggtagaccaccgagaatttttggaggcaggggtggtagtcagaggggggcttctgatacggccgatcgcgccgagaaccgtgctcctgctagagcatatgccattcgcgcacgagaggaggcatcctcccccgacgtcatcactggtaccttcactctctttgatactaatgtgattgcattgattgaccctggttctactcattcatatgtatgcgaaaccttagcaaccagtaagactctacctgttgagtctactgagctcgtaattcgagtatcaaaccctttgggtcaatgcgtacttgttgataaagtgtgtaagagatgccctctaataatccgagaatcctattttccggccgatttgatgcttttgccgttcgacgactttgatgttattcttggtttggattggttaaccgcgcatgatgcggttgtgaattgcaaaagcaagactatcgatttgaggtgcgcaaataacgaaataatccgagttgagtctgcggacttaagggggttgccagctgtaatatcagcaatgttggcccagaaatatgtaaggaaagggtgcgaagcatacctcgcgtatgtacttgatgacaaggagttagaaaagaaacccgaatcggtgccggtggtctgtgaatacccggatgtttttcctgaagagttaccgggtttgccacctgttcgggaggtagagtttggtattgagcttgtacctggaactacgcctatttcgatcgctccgtatcgtatggcactaaccgagttaaaagagttgaaagcttagttgcaagaattgacggatagaggtttcgctcgaccgagtttctcaccttggggtgcaccagtattgttcgtgaaaaagaaggacggaaccatgaggttgtgcattgattatcgtcaactgaataaagtgacgataaagaataaatatccgttgccgcatattgatgatctgttcgatcaattaaagggggcatcggtgttttcaaagatagatttgagatcgggttattatcagttgcggattcgagaatcggacgtacccaaaactgctttcagaacgaggtacggtcactacgagttcttagtgatgccgtttgggctcactaatgcccctacggtgtttatggatttgatgaatcggatctttaggccgtatttggatcggttcgtagttgtgtttattgatgacatcttggtctattcaagagatgaggccgaacatgctgagcatttgaggctagtgttgcaaattttgcgggataagcagttatatgctaagttcagtaagtgtgagttctggctaagagaggttagcttcttgggtcatgtggtatccgcatcgggtattcgggttgacccgagcaaaatttcagccatacttaactggaagcctccgagaaatgttactgaagtccggagctttctagggctcgccggttattaccgacgatttgtcaaaggtttctcgatgatagccacaccaatgacgaagctacttcagaaggatgttaagttcgaatggacggagaaatgccagaaaagcttcgatcaactgaaaactcatctgactgaagctccaattttggtgcaacccgaatcgggtaaagagtttgtcgtttatagtgacgcatccctacttgggttgggttgcgtattgatgcaagaaggtcgagttgtggcctatgcgtcaagacaattgaagccacacgagagaaattatccgacccatgatctcgaactagccgccattgtgtttgcattaaaaatatggcgacattatttgtttggcgagaagtgccatgtgttttcggatcacaaaagtctcaaatatttgatgactcaacgagacttgaatctgcgacaaagacgttggcttgagttgttgaaagattacgagcttgtcattgattaccacccgggaaaggctaatgtggttgcggacgccttaagccggaaatcactgtttgctttgcgagcgatgaatgtacacttgtctgttctacctgacaatgtgttagtagctgaattaaaagccaaaccattattgactcatcaaattcgtgaagctcagaaagttgatgatgaattggttgcaaaacgagctgagtgtgttccgaacaaggaatcggagtttcagattgatgatgatggttgtttgaggtttagaagtcgtttgtgcgttccaaggaattcggaactcattccgatgatactgaacgaagcccattgtagccgaatgtcaattcacccggggagcacgaaaatgtacaacgacttgaaacgtcggttttggtggcatggtatgaagcgagacatctccgactttctttcgagatgtttaatatgtcaacaagtgaaagcggaacatcaagtgccttcaggattacttcagccgatcatgatacccgagtggaaatgggaccgagtcacaatggactttgtgtccggactgccattgtccgcaagtaagaaggatgcgatttgggttgttgttgataggctgactaagtcggctcactttatccccgtacgtacggatttttcattggataaactagccgaattgtatgttactcagattgtgagattacatggagtacctatttctatcgtgtcggatagagatccgagattcacctcgcgattttggaagaaattgcaagaagctttgggtaccaagctgcattttagcaccgcttttcatccccaaaccgatggtcaatccgagcggataattcagatactcgaggatatgctgagatgctgcatccttgagtttagtggttcatgggaacggtatgtacctttgattgaattcgcttacaacaatagttttcaatcaagtattaagatggcaccttacgaggctttgtacggtcgtaaatgccgtacaccattgttttggaccgagctcggtgaaagtaaaattttcggagttgatttgattaaagatgccgaacagaaagtaaaagtaatccgtgaaagtttgaaggcagccacagatcgtcagaaatcgtatgcggatctgaaacggaaggacattgaatatcaggtgggagataaagtgttccttaaagtttcgccttggaaaaaggtacttaggtttggccgtaagggcaagttgagcccgagattcattgggccgtacgaaatctccgaacgagtggggccagttgcgtatagattgattttgccccctgagcttgaaaagattcacgatgtctttcatgtttcgatgattcgacgctatcgatctgatccgtcgcatataattagcccatcagaggttgaaattcaagccgatatgagttatgaagaagaaccgatacgtatcctagctcgtgaggtgaaggagttgcgaaacaaaagggttccgttagtaaaggtgttatggctcaaacatgggattgaggaagctacttgggaaactgagagctcgatgaaagaacgatacccaaacctatttaccggtaagattttcggggacgaaaatttcttaagtgggggagagttgtgacagccctaatgtgaccctagtcggaaagtggtttcgggaccacaacaccgagtcgtaaaaaaataattaattgctatattctgtgcttattatgtgtgaacatgagtatgtggaagtttcattccctaattttaccaattgcatgagaaaattgttaatagggatcgatttgagacatggagaaaatatgatagtccaatttaaaatggtctattagtgcatgtaccaaaaagagtggacttgcatgtcaaatagaccctttttgaatgtgaatggccggccaacacaagcatgcattatggtgttcccttgtctccatttttttatatttggtgggaagtatgtataataaatttatattagtaagtggtgataaaaacaaagttccttcatcttttctatcatcttgccgaaaccataaggaaaagaaaagaaaaaaaaatggaagctaggacattcggccaagtgagtttgtagattaaggtatgatatcatgtggttcttttggcattttttttgtgaagttgagttgttttgatgctcataacatgacccatgtgttgatttttgagttgtgttgcaagaaacctttggttatgttcttatatgccaaagtgatgatgttttgtagtatgtgatttgaaatggttatagatgaatatgaactaagaaacatgtattattgagtaagtagaagatagaaaggggtttaaatgggaggttcaattgatttattttgtccttgtatgaaaagtggttcttggttatggccgaatgagtcatcctagattagttgaaaagaatgttcatgttatgaggtaatttgaataattgaccgaaacatgaaaggaataatgaaagttgtattaagtttaatgtgcatactttagtctaagtattgaggagtattcggctaagatagttgaatgtgggtgttgccgatttttaaatgtagattatgggagtggctataatgggcattaagatgtggaacttaagaaatgtagttatacgtggacttacatgatgttacaaatagatgtgaaaatatgctagattagagAAACTTGATTAAGTGTTCGTGAGAtgaattaggtgtttaaatgatgttatagttgacattgtacatgtatacatgcatttcggccatggtttttgtttgaatttgagatttgcaatgtgattttcctaaattgtctatgaatttttggttgttgatttcatggtaatggtatattgaatccatgaaaatttagtaaggttgcattcggcaacttgcttgcaattaaaaattgatgtctaagcttaggtgatttcgatgatgatatatgtgtatatacataagtatatttagttgattcggctttggtagttgcatgaggttattagccgaatatactaacatacatatacatgtgaaattggattgtaaatgtttagcaaggtggttaaactagttaaattattgatttagctcaaggagctaaaggaggtgaatcgagcaaaggcaaagaaaaggttatcgagtagccgagttggaaccgtcttacccaacacgaggtaagtcattaagcatgtagttggtattatttcaaatggtcataatgtgtatgtattgatgctgaatggaatgaataaatatacatatatatatatgcatgtatgtatgtgatgatgaaattgttgaatgaaagaaaagaggtaagatgtaccgagttgttgatctcggcactaaacgtgcgggataaccatttatgaccatgagattggcgctaagtgcgcgggattaaattgtacagcactaagtgtgcgattcgactatgttgcactaagtgtgcgaaatgaatatgatgcactaagtgtgcgaattgaccatgcggcactaagtgtgcgagtctgactatgtagcactaagtgtgcgattggattacgtggcactaagtgtgcgagttgaatatatagcactgagtgtgcgggctcaatatacattcgtgaatcattatggacactatgtgtgcgacactattgagtcgatcgcggacagcggatcgggtaagtgtcttgagtacatggctaatatgtgctatgcttatacttggtgttgagctcggtaagttgaacctatgtgacaactatacttgaagtcacgtacataaaaatttatcgtaggatgggtgaaaggccgttttgttgtttgattgtaacgaaaataaatcgatttatgaaaatgcttcaatgtcctattgatgagtatatggattgtgaatgcatgaattgatatgaaattgaatcgataggttggaggaactatggcatggttcggtatggatggagtaaattgtctcattccattttgtttcctcttgtgataatgttattgatatatagtagtgcattgcttatgacttactgagttataaactcacccggtgtttccttgtcacccattataggttgcttggactcatctacttttgcggggtcgggccgtcatcgaagtcatcacaccggatagcaagttttggtattttcttcttagtgtgcttagaagatcattttggcatgtataagctagtacgttgtgtttgaattatggcatgtaaactttaagccatgcgaaaatggcacgaatgttcgattgagttggatcaagggtaggcatgaaatggacctagttactttcgtaacagatgctggcagcagcagtgtcatgagattgaaaaatcactaaaaatagtaagagtggaattaattgatgaataaattatgtaatcgaagctcgatgagtctgctttcatgaggaagtaacgaaaagatcatatgggcagtatattaagagataatcagatttttgtgggacagggccagaacggtttctggattccctgctccgactttggaaactcattataaattaaccagagataattaggggtcgtaccatatatgtacagattcctctctgagtctagttttcatagaaacaaacggcatcagtattgaagccccgtgcagggagatatccaagtcgtaatgggaaaaggtcagtgtagtcgacccctgtaacttgggggactttgactaataaactgtactaattggcccaaccaaaaattctagaaaaaaatacatagatgggcacatgagtctagtttctgggaaaaattacgaaactgattttcgagttacgaaactcaagatatgatttttaaaacgactagtacacagattgggcagtgtctggaaaataaattttgtaaggggttaaagccagttaacacctcgtgttcgactccggtgtcggtttcgggttcggggtgttacaggtccatgcgcatgtgcattgactatcgtcaactgaataagctgacaatcaagaacaagtaccctttaccaaggattgatgatctgtttgaccagttgcGAGGAGTTACCGTGTTCTCTAAAATAGATCTTTGATCTGGGTACCATCATCTAAGGGTTAAGGaagctgatgtgtataagacagCGTTTCAgactcattatggtcattacgagttcctagtaatgTCGTTTGGGTCAACGAATGCACCAGCTGCTTTCATGGACATGATGAACCGAGTACTTCAACCCTATCTAGatcagtttgtagtagtgttcatAGACGATATTTTAGTGTATTCGAAAATCGAGGAGGAGCCTGATGAACATTTGCACATTGTTCTTCAAATTTTGAGACAGAAACAGTTGTACACAAAGTTCaataagtgcgagttttggttgcGAGAGGTGacatttttgggtcatgtggtgtctgccgaggggattagggTCGACTCTCGAAAGATTGAAGCCGTGTTAGAATAGAAACCACCAAGGACTATATCTGAAATTCGAAGTTTCCTGGGTTTAGAATAGAAACCACCAAGGACTATATCTGAAATTCGAAGTTTCCTGGGTTTAGCGGGGTATTACAGACATTTTGTGGAAGGGTTTTCAGTGATAGCTGCACCTTTGACTAAGTTACTGCACAAAGGGGTGTCATTTGTCTGGACTGATAAACAGCaaaagagttttgagaaattaaagaaagTCTTTACTGAGGCTCCTGTTTTGAtgcagccggagtctgggaaggaatttactgtttacagtgatgcgtcacacaTTGGATTGgggtgtgtgttgatgcaagaagggaaGGTGGCTGCTTATGCGTTGTGGCAGCTTAAACCTCACGAGGCGAATTATCccactcatgatttagagttagcagcggtggtgtttgcactaaaaatttggagccATTATCTATATGGGGAAAGAACGATTATTTATACGGaccataaaagcctcaagtatctccttactcagaaggagttgaaccttaggcaacggaggtggattgagttgcttaaagattaCGACTGCTCAATTGAGTACCATCTaagcaaagctaatgtggtagctgacgcaCTGAGCCGTAGAGTTATCTCTAGCTTAAGAGTAATGTTTGCTCGCCTTAGCCTATTCGAGGATGGTAGTTTGTTAGCTGAACTGCAAGTGAGACTGACTTGGACTGATCAAATTAAGGAGAAATAGTTGTTGGATGAGTCGTTAGTTCCTCGTTTTCAGCTGGTGGAAAAAGGTGAGACttcagattttggactgaatggGGAAGGGGTGTTATGTTTTCGTGGCAGTGTGTATATACCGAGTGATCCTGGTCTGAGGCAGTCTATTCTACGTGAGGGACATGGTAGTCCTTATGccatgcatcctggtgggaacaAGTTATATCGAGATCTCtgtgagttgtattggtggcctaggTTAAAACGCGAAGTTACCAATTATGTAAGTAAGTGcctgacgtgccagcaggttaaagCTGAGCACTAGTTACCTTCTGGACTACTGCAGCAAGTTAGGATTCCACTCTGGAAATGGGagagggtaactatggattttgtgagtgggctacccttgacgccttctaagaaggattcggtttgggtgattgtagACCGACTGACTAAGTCAGCCCATTTTATACCTGTCTGCATTGATTATTCATTACAGAAGTTGGCTAAGTTGTATGTGgatgagattgtaagattgcatggtgtaccGGTTTCGATCATATCTGATAGAGATCATAGGTTTACGTCTCGActctggaagaaattacatgaggctttgggtacacgattggatttcagtactgcgtttcatcctcaGATGGATGGACAatttgagagagtaattcagatattggaagacatgttaagaagttgtgtaTTGGATTTCAAGGGCAGCTGGGAGGATTATTTGCCATTAGCGGAGTTTGTGTATAACAACAGCTACTAGtccagtattcgaatggcaccgtacgaagcgtTATATGGTCATAGATGTCGCACTTCTACTTGTTGGACTAAACTGGGTGAGCAACGAATTCTGGGGCCGGAGCTAATCGCTGATACAGAAGACAAGGTAAAGTTGATTTGAGGTCGGTTGAAAGAAGCGTTTGATAGGCAGAAGTCCTATGCAGACTTGAAATGTAAAGACATTGAGTACTTTGTAGGGGATTATGTTTTCCTTAAggtatcaccgtggaagaaaattatgAGGTTTGGACGAAAAGGCAAGAtgagccctagatttattgggcCTTGTCAGGTACTTAGGCGGGTAAGACCGGTTGCGTATCAACTTGAATTGCCTCTGAAGTTGGAAAGaattcatgacgtgtttcacgTTTCCATGCTTAAGCGGTACCGTTCTGATCCCTCACACGTCGTGCCAGTCGAAGAAATTGATGTTAGGCTCGATTTAACTATTGAGGAGAAACCAATGCAGATCTTGGAGCATGATGTTAAGGTATTGAGAAAGAAGTCTGTTCCATTGGTCAAGGTGCTTTGGCACAATCACGGCGTAgaggaggccacatgggaaccaGAAGAGGCGATGCGGTATCAGTACCCTCATttattttgatcaggtaaattttgaggccgaaatttcttttagggggtagagttataACACCCCGAAAGTATGGGGTCTGTAATTTTTCTTGGCTTAGTGTAATTTCTATGTTTGCTTAAGTGATTAGTTGATTTAAGTGCATTAGGGGGTGTCTGAGTAGTCCTAGGTTCAAGCTTCAGCTTTTGTAgtaattttgtttttctcttaAAAATGAACCTGAGCCTTGGCACTTAGGCTTTATGGATATTTGTGGTCGCTTATTACCACAAGAAGCCTTATGGCTTGGTGGTGTGAGGTGTGCTTTGGCTTTAGGAAGGACTGGGGTTCGGATCCTATGAGCTGCAGAAGACGTCATTTTGCTGCATGGGGGTGGCAAGAGTTTGTGGCGAATTCAAATTCTTCCGTGTGGGAATTTGAATTGGTCTTTGGTTGTTGGGAGAAGATTatggagggataaggggagtgATATGGGGAGATTTTCAAGGAGTGGGTGGAGGGAGGAGTGTTGTAGCCGAATTGGGCAACTTGTAGGAGCAAAATCGGCTAGGGGAACTCCTTCGCCATTTCGGCATTTTGGTCTTGTTGTAGGAGCCGAATTCTCCCTTTTCcacttttgggtttttctttttgggGCTTTTTGGGGTAAATCTTTCCTTGTGCCGAATCTTCCTTCTCTTTTCAAGCCTTAACCGATTATCGTTTTCCCAAATACTTCTTCTTCCCATTTTGTCTAGTACTCTTCATTTGGACTACTTAAGTCTACTTCTTCCTCATACATTCTTTTGGGGTTAGTCGAACATCTTCTTGATCTCTACTCATCTTCTTCTTGCTTTTGGTTGCGAATTTTCCTTCTTGTAGTCTTAGGTGGGTACTCTCTCTACTAACCAAAACTTCCCCTGCTTGTGACAACCCTAGTTTGACCccagtcgaaaagtggtttcgggaccacaaaaccgagtcacaaaaataattagatgttatattctgtgctcaATATATGTGAAagtgaatgtgtgaaaatttcatgcttcgattttgtcatttgtatgtgaaatttattaaataggacttatgtgaaaatttttgaaaatgctatatgttaatttgtag contains:
- the LOC107955567 gene encoding uncharacterized protein, whose translation is MAPYEALYGHRCRTSTCWTKLGEQRILGPELIADTEDKVSPWKKIMRFGRKGKMSPRFIGPCQVLRRVRPVAYQLELPLKLERIHDVFHVSMLKRYRSDPSHVVPVEEIDVRLDLTIEEKPMQILEHDVKVLRKKSVPLVKVLWHNHGVEEATWEPEEAMRYQYPHLF